A genomic window from Vigna radiata var. radiata cultivar VC1973A chromosome 2, Vradiata_ver6, whole genome shotgun sequence includes:
- the LOC106756207 gene encoding zinc finger BED domain-containing protein DAYSLEEPER-like isoform X1 codes for MMVGTLEEDQVVIPHIKADPVFGADSQPSNDLAESETLLDSSVEKSDCVPNKDLSNLETQPHKELTASETLATNDEAVALPNQHLGNSEEPVIDHSNNGEASHNSQTVNSGVPPTNADSEVLFDCQLVNSEARAALDKKASQCSNQQVHTEALLNHNVGNSETYTSNSNGELVYEIQHSDEVVMSETVLGQEGIMSETRQSNDVIMFETQFNNDANMPKIQTGNDVVMLEALPENELASAADPNNQPSHSETSHDNQFTNLHMIPEDQLPQPESLPHSELLPNSEPLVDDHLTDIKVLYHNHLTHYETLPNNHSNHSEDLSHHQLSNNEVFSHDQLINSQMLSHYELENSEAMHHNQLVNSQENYDIAISDAIPSYEIISAETPLNSEVYISETQPTKRRKKKSVVWEHFTIETVSPGCRRARCKQCAQTFAYSTGSKVAGTSHLKRHIAKGTCSALLRNHDPNQLAPYTVRNRGSGAGNASSTPKKRYRSPSTPYVAFDQDRCRHEIARMIIMHDYPLHMVEHPGFVAFVQNLQPQFNMVTFNSIQGDCVATFLLEKNHLLKYIVGLPGRVCLTLDIWTSSQSLGYVFITGHFVDHDWKLQRRILNVVLEPYPYSDSALTHAVAVCLSEWDLEGRLFSVTCNQALSNVALENLRPLLSVKNPHILNGQLLVGNCIAQTLSSVANDLLGSAQDLISKIRDSVKYVKTSESHEEKFLELKQHLQVPSERSLFIDDQIHWNTSYQMLVAASELKEVFSCLDTSDPDYKGAPSMQDWKLVETLCSYLKPLFDAANILTATTHPTVITLFQEVWKLQLDAARAVTSEDPFISSLNKIMHEKIDIYWRECSLVLALAVVLDPRFKMKLVEFSFTKIYGDDAHLYIKTVEDGIHEMFHEYVALPLPLTPAYAEVGSSGNRSRMEEYPGDAVLSDNGLTDFDAYIMETTSQQTKSELDQYLEESLLPRVPDFDVLGWWKLNKLKYPTLSKMARDILSVPVCTVAPDSVFYSKSKEMDHYRSSLRPETVEAIVCSKDWMQYGTAEASNALVKMVF; via the coding sequence ATGATGGTTGGTACCCTCGAAGAAGACCAAGTGGTGATTCCTCATATTAAAGCTGATCCAGTTTTTGGTGCTGATTCTCAGCCCAGCAATGATCTAGCAGAGTCTGAAACACTGCTAGATAGTAGTGTGGAAAAGTCTGATTGTGTGCCGAACAAAGATCTGTCCAATTTGGAAACACAGCCTCACAAGGAACTTACTGCTTCTGAAACACTGGCTACTAATGATGAAGCAGTGGCATTGCCCAATCAACATTTGGGCAACTCTGAAGAACCTGTGATTGACCATTCTAACAATGGTGAGGCCTCACATAACAGTCAGACAGTTAACTCTGGGGTGCCACCAACCAACGCCGACTCTGAAGTTTTATTTGACTGTCAGTTGGTTAATTCTGAAGCACGAGCAGCGCTTGATAAGAAGGCTTCACAATGCAGTAACCAGCAGGTGCATACTGAGGCATTGCTAAACCATAATGTGGGTAATTCTGAAACATATACTAGTAATAGTAATGGTGAGCTTGTATATGAAATACAGCACAGTGATGAGGTGGTTATGTCTGAAACAGTGCTAGGCCAGGAGGGGATCATGTCCGAGACTCGGCAAAGCAATGACGTGATCATGTTTGAGACACAGTTCAACAATGATGCCAACATGCCTAAAATCCAGACAGGCAATGATGTGGTCATGTTGGAAGCTCTGCCTGAAAATGAGTTGGCTTCTGCAGCAGATCCAAACAATCAGCCTTCCCATTCTGAAACTAGTCATGATAATCAGTTCACGAATCTCCATATGATTCCTGAAGATCAGCTGCCTCAACCTGAATCGCTGCCCCACTCAGAACTGCTACCCAATTCTGAGCCACTGGTAGATGATCATCTCACAGACATCAAAGTATTATATCACAATCATCTGACCCATTATGAAACACTGCCTAACAATCATTCTAACCATTCTGAGGATTTATCCCACCATCAACTATCTAACAATGAAGTATTCTCCCATGATCAGCTGATCAATTCCCAAATGCTGTCTCATTATGAGCTGGAAAATAGTGAAGCAATGCACCACAATCAGTTAGTCAATTCTCAAGAAAACTATGACATAGCCATTTCTGATGCCATACCCAGCTACGAGATAATAAGTGCCGAGACACCACTGAACAGCGAGGTTTATATCTCAGAAACCCAACCTACTAAGCGGAGGAAAAAAAAGTCTGTAGTCTGGGAGCACTTCACAATAGAAACAGTAAGTCCTGGGTGTAGAAGGGCACGGTGCAAGCAATGTGCTCAAACTTTTGCGTATAGTACAGGTTCAAAAGTTGCTGGCACCAGCCATCTCAAACGCCACATTGCCAAGGGGACCTGCTCAGCTCTTTTACGCAACCATGACCCTAATCAATTGGCCCCATATACTGTACGAAATAGGGGAAGTGGGGCTGGAAATGCTAGCAGTACACCTAAAAAGCGATATAGATCGCCCAGTACCCCTTATGTCGCTTTTGATCAGGACAGATGCCGCCATGAAATTGCTAGAATGATTATTATGCATGATTACCCTCTTCACATGGTTGAGCATCCGGGATTTGTTGCATTTGTTCAAAATCTGCAGCCACAGTTCAACATGGTGACCTTTAACTCTATTCAAGGAGATTGTGTTGcaacttttcttcttgaaaAGAATCATCTTTTGAAGTATATTGTGGGGTTACCTGGACGTGTTTGTTTGACACTGGACATCTGGACATCAAGTCAATCATTAGGTTATGTATTTATCACAGGACATTTTGTGGATCATGATTGGAAGTTGCAAAGGCGAATTCTCAATGTTGTATTGGAACCATATCCTTATTCAGATTCGGCACTTACCCATGCTGTTGCTGTTTGCCTTTCTGAGTGGGATTTGGAGGGTAGGCTATTTTCTGTCACTTGTAATCAGGCTCTGAGTAATGTTGCCCTTGAAAATCTCAGACCATTACTCTCTGTGAAGAATCCACACATCCTCAATGGTCAGTTACTAGTTGGTAATTGCATTGCTCAGACTTTAAGTAGTGTTGCAAATGACTTGTTGGGTTCGGCTCAAGACTTGATCAGTAAAATCCGTGATAGTGTTAAGTATGTGAAGACCTCCGAGTCACACGAGGAAAAATTCTTGGAGCTGAAACAGCATCTTCAGGTTCCTAGCGAAAGGAGCCTTTTTATTGATGACCAAATTCATTGGAATACATCATATCAAATGCTTGTGGCAGCTTCTGAGCTAAAGGAAGTATTTTCTTGTTTGGACACTTCTGATCCCGACTACAAGGGAGCGCCATCAATGCAGGACTGGAAGCTGGTTGAAACCCTCTGTAGCTACCTGAAGCCCCTTTTTGATGCAGCAAACATTCTTACTGCAACAACTCATCCCACTGTTATCACCCTTTTTCAAGAAGTTTGGAAATTGCAATTAGACGCAGCTCGTGCAGTTACGAGTGAAGATCCCTTCATTAGCAGCCTTAATAAAATTATGCATGAAAAGATTGATATTTACTGGAGAGAGTGTAGTCTGGTTTTGGCGCTTGCAGTAGTTTTGGATCCCCGTTTTAAGATGAAGCTTGTTGAGTTCAGTTTCACAAAAATTTATGGCGATGATGCTCATTTATATATCAAGACTGTGGAAGATGGAATTCATGAGATGTTTCATGAGTATGTAGCCCTTCCATTGCCACTAACACCTGCTTATGCTGAAGTTGGAAGTTCGGGAAACCGTAGTAGGATGGAGGAATACCCAGGAGATGCTGTGTTGTCTGATAATGGTCTAACAGATTTCGATGCGTACATCATGGAAACTACTAGCCAACAGACGAAGTCTGAGCTAGATCAGTACCTTGAAGAATCATTGTTACCGCGTGTTCCAGACTTTGATGTATTAGGTTGGTGGAAGCTAAACAAACTCAAGTACCCTACTCTTTCCAAGATGGCCCGGGATATATTATCTGTTCCGGTTTGTACTGTTGCTCCCGATTCTGTGTTTTATTCAAAAAGCAAAGAGATGGATCATTATCGGAGTTCCTTGAGGCCAGAGACAGTAGAGGCAATTGTATGTTCTAAGGACTGGATGCAGTATGGAACAGCTGAAGCTTCTAATGCGCTTGTGAAAATGGTATTCTAG
- the LOC106756207 gene encoding zinc finger BED domain-containing protein DAYSLEEPER-like isoform X2 yields MSETRQSNDVIMFETQFNNDANMPKIQTGNDVVMLEALPENELASAADPNNQPSHSETSHDNQFTNLHMIPEDQLPQPESLPHSELLPNSEPLVDDHLTDIKVLYHNHLTHYETLPNNHSNHSEDLSHHQLSNNEVFSHDQLINSQMLSHYELENSEAMHHNQLVNSQENYDIAISDAIPSYEIISAETPLNSEVYISETQPTKRRKKKSVVWEHFTIETVSPGCRRARCKQCAQTFAYSTGSKVAGTSHLKRHIAKGTCSALLRNHDPNQLAPYTVRNRGSGAGNASSTPKKRYRSPSTPYVAFDQDRCRHEIARMIIMHDYPLHMVEHPGFVAFVQNLQPQFNMVTFNSIQGDCVATFLLEKNHLLKYIVGLPGRVCLTLDIWTSSQSLGYVFITGHFVDHDWKLQRRILNVVLEPYPYSDSALTHAVAVCLSEWDLEGRLFSVTCNQALSNVALENLRPLLSVKNPHILNGQLLVGNCIAQTLSSVANDLLGSAQDLISKIRDSVKYVKTSESHEEKFLELKQHLQVPSERSLFIDDQIHWNTSYQMLVAASELKEVFSCLDTSDPDYKGAPSMQDWKLVETLCSYLKPLFDAANILTATTHPTVITLFQEVWKLQLDAARAVTSEDPFISSLNKIMHEKIDIYWRECSLVLALAVVLDPRFKMKLVEFSFTKIYGDDAHLYIKTVEDGIHEMFHEYVALPLPLTPAYAEVGSSGNRSRMEEYPGDAVLSDNGLTDFDAYIMETTSQQTKSELDQYLEESLLPRVPDFDVLGWWKLNKLKYPTLSKMARDILSVPVCTVAPDSVFYSKSKEMDHYRSSLRPETVEAIVCSKDWMQYGTAEASNALVKMVF; encoded by the coding sequence ATGTCCGAGACTCGGCAAAGCAATGACGTGATCATGTTTGAGACACAGTTCAACAATGATGCCAACATGCCTAAAATCCAGACAGGCAATGATGTGGTCATGTTGGAAGCTCTGCCTGAAAATGAGTTGGCTTCTGCAGCAGATCCAAACAATCAGCCTTCCCATTCTGAAACTAGTCATGATAATCAGTTCACGAATCTCCATATGATTCCTGAAGATCAGCTGCCTCAACCTGAATCGCTGCCCCACTCAGAACTGCTACCCAATTCTGAGCCACTGGTAGATGATCATCTCACAGACATCAAAGTATTATATCACAATCATCTGACCCATTATGAAACACTGCCTAACAATCATTCTAACCATTCTGAGGATTTATCCCACCATCAACTATCTAACAATGAAGTATTCTCCCATGATCAGCTGATCAATTCCCAAATGCTGTCTCATTATGAGCTGGAAAATAGTGAAGCAATGCACCACAATCAGTTAGTCAATTCTCAAGAAAACTATGACATAGCCATTTCTGATGCCATACCCAGCTACGAGATAATAAGTGCCGAGACACCACTGAACAGCGAGGTTTATATCTCAGAAACCCAACCTACTAAGCGGAGGAAAAAAAAGTCTGTAGTCTGGGAGCACTTCACAATAGAAACAGTAAGTCCTGGGTGTAGAAGGGCACGGTGCAAGCAATGTGCTCAAACTTTTGCGTATAGTACAGGTTCAAAAGTTGCTGGCACCAGCCATCTCAAACGCCACATTGCCAAGGGGACCTGCTCAGCTCTTTTACGCAACCATGACCCTAATCAATTGGCCCCATATACTGTACGAAATAGGGGAAGTGGGGCTGGAAATGCTAGCAGTACACCTAAAAAGCGATATAGATCGCCCAGTACCCCTTATGTCGCTTTTGATCAGGACAGATGCCGCCATGAAATTGCTAGAATGATTATTATGCATGATTACCCTCTTCACATGGTTGAGCATCCGGGATTTGTTGCATTTGTTCAAAATCTGCAGCCACAGTTCAACATGGTGACCTTTAACTCTATTCAAGGAGATTGTGTTGcaacttttcttcttgaaaAGAATCATCTTTTGAAGTATATTGTGGGGTTACCTGGACGTGTTTGTTTGACACTGGACATCTGGACATCAAGTCAATCATTAGGTTATGTATTTATCACAGGACATTTTGTGGATCATGATTGGAAGTTGCAAAGGCGAATTCTCAATGTTGTATTGGAACCATATCCTTATTCAGATTCGGCACTTACCCATGCTGTTGCTGTTTGCCTTTCTGAGTGGGATTTGGAGGGTAGGCTATTTTCTGTCACTTGTAATCAGGCTCTGAGTAATGTTGCCCTTGAAAATCTCAGACCATTACTCTCTGTGAAGAATCCACACATCCTCAATGGTCAGTTACTAGTTGGTAATTGCATTGCTCAGACTTTAAGTAGTGTTGCAAATGACTTGTTGGGTTCGGCTCAAGACTTGATCAGTAAAATCCGTGATAGTGTTAAGTATGTGAAGACCTCCGAGTCACACGAGGAAAAATTCTTGGAGCTGAAACAGCATCTTCAGGTTCCTAGCGAAAGGAGCCTTTTTATTGATGACCAAATTCATTGGAATACATCATATCAAATGCTTGTGGCAGCTTCTGAGCTAAAGGAAGTATTTTCTTGTTTGGACACTTCTGATCCCGACTACAAGGGAGCGCCATCAATGCAGGACTGGAAGCTGGTTGAAACCCTCTGTAGCTACCTGAAGCCCCTTTTTGATGCAGCAAACATTCTTACTGCAACAACTCATCCCACTGTTATCACCCTTTTTCAAGAAGTTTGGAAATTGCAATTAGACGCAGCTCGTGCAGTTACGAGTGAAGATCCCTTCATTAGCAGCCTTAATAAAATTATGCATGAAAAGATTGATATTTACTGGAGAGAGTGTAGTCTGGTTTTGGCGCTTGCAGTAGTTTTGGATCCCCGTTTTAAGATGAAGCTTGTTGAGTTCAGTTTCACAAAAATTTATGGCGATGATGCTCATTTATATATCAAGACTGTGGAAGATGGAATTCATGAGATGTTTCATGAGTATGTAGCCCTTCCATTGCCACTAACACCTGCTTATGCTGAAGTTGGAAGTTCGGGAAACCGTAGTAGGATGGAGGAATACCCAGGAGATGCTGTGTTGTCTGATAATGGTCTAACAGATTTCGATGCGTACATCATGGAAACTACTAGCCAACAGACGAAGTCTGAGCTAGATCAGTACCTTGAAGAATCATTGTTACCGCGTGTTCCAGACTTTGATGTATTAGGTTGGTGGAAGCTAAACAAACTCAAGTACCCTACTCTTTCCAAGATGGCCCGGGATATATTATCTGTTCCGGTTTGTACTGTTGCTCCCGATTCTGTGTTTTATTCAAAAAGCAAAGAGATGGATCATTATCGGAGTTCCTTGAGGCCAGAGACAGTAGAGGCAATTGTATGTTCTAAGGACTGGATGCAGTATGGAACAGCTGAAGCTTCTAATGCGCTTGTGAAAATGGTATTCTAG